Proteins from a single region of Numenius arquata chromosome Z, bNumArq3.hap1.1, whole genome shotgun sequence:
- the FKTN gene encoding ribitol-5-phosphate transferase FKTN isoform X2, giving the protein MQKINKNVVLALLSLTSLVFLLFQLYYYKFYLSQKNGAVFSKVRGSQSGQDSTRWHVVRKFLGLISSHNIPVYLIDPLILGLVDKDIEQIRSSPDGPSPECKYFCAPRDFTTFALLDKTWKPEVGLFRTAEKMGFQWLKIINKDPRLDGMDDLSGIEIPLHYIFKLASHAIHLVVFYERSGNYLWHGPLRLKQHMDRKFVPFRKLHFGRYPGAYEKPELLLVSIDDLKVQIPKNPSSFLEEMSHSRFLECRYREARAFFQLYPDDASLDAVEFRKKAKSLLHLAALTLNNLGVKFWLSSGTCLGWYRQCNVIPHSKDVDLGVFIRDYKADIIPAFQKAGLPLKHKFGKVEDSLELSFQGEDDVKLDIFFFYEEDDHIWNGGTQAKSGKKFKYDLDLYLMMQIPLSQVYSVLD; this is encoded by the exons ATGCAGAAAATCAACAAGAACGTGGTCCTGGCGCTCCTGTCTCTGACCAGCctggttttcctcctcttccagttGTACTACTACAAGTTCTACCTGTCGCAGAAG AATGGAGCAGTTTTTTCCAAAGTCAGAGGAAGCCAGTCGGGCCAAGACAGCACTAGATGG CATGTGGTGAGGAAGTTCCTAGGCTTAATATCCAGTCACAATATACCAGTGTATTTGATCGATCCTTTGATTCTGGGACTGGTTGATAAAGACATTGAACAGATCAGAAGTTCTCCTGATGGCCCTAGTCCAGAATGCAAGTACTTTTGTGCTCCAAGAGACTTTACTACGTTTGCACTACTGGACAAAACATGGAAACCTGAA GTGGGCCTTTTTAGAACTGCTGAGAAAATGGGGTTCCAGTGGCTAAAGATTATAAACAAGGACCCCCGTTTGGATGGGATGGATGACCTGTCTGGGATTGAAATTCCCTTGCACTACATATTTAAACTGGCATCTCATGCTATTCACCTGGTGGTCTTCTATGAGAGGAGTGGTAATTATCTCTGGCATGGCCCCCTGAGACTCAAGCAACATATGGACAGAAAGTTTGTGCCTTTCCGGAAACTCCACTTCGGTCGCTACCCTGGCGCGTATGAAAA GCCAGAACTTCTGCTTGTTTCCATTGATGACTTAAAAGTTCAAATTCCAAAAAATCCGTCCAGTTTTCTAGAGGAGATGTCACACTCTAGATTTCTTGAATGTAGGTACAGAGAAGCTCGGGCTTTCTTTCAG CTGTATCCTGATGATGCCTCTCTCGATGCAGTggagttcagaaaaaaagcaaaatccttgCTCCATCTGGCTGCCCTGACACTGAATAACTTAGGAGTAAAATTCTGGCTGAGCAGTGGAACATGCCTTG gctGGTATAGACAGTGCAATGTCATTCCTCACAGCAAAGATGTGGATTTGGGAGTCTTTATAAGGGACTACAAAGCAGATATCATTCCAGCCTTTCAGAAAGCAGGGTTACCACTGAAGCACAAATTTGGCAAG GTAGAAGACAGCTTGGAACTCTCTTTCCAGGGAGAAGATGATGTgaaacttgatatttttttcttctatgaagaGGATGACCACATATGGAATGGAGGAACTCAGGCAAAATCGGGCAAGAAATTTAAGTATGATCTGGATTTGTACC TTATGATGCAGATACCTCTTTCCCAAGTTTACTCTGTGTTGGACTGA
- the FKTN gene encoding ribitol-5-phosphate transferase FKTN isoform X1 encodes MQKINKNVVLALLSLTSLVFLLFQLYYYKFYLSQKNGAVFSKVRGSQSGQDSTRWHVVRKFLGLISSHNIPVYLIDPLILGLVDKDIEQIRSSPDGPSPECKYFCAPRDFTTFALLDKTWKPEVGLFRTAEKMGFQWLKIINKDPRLDGMDDLSGIEIPLHYIFKLASHAIHLVVFYERSGNYLWHGPLRLKQHMDRKFVPFRKLHFGRYPGAYEKPELLLVSIDDLKVQIPKNPSSFLEEMSHSRFLECRYREARAFFQLYPDDASLDAVEFRKKAKSLLHLAALTLNNLGVKFWLSSGTCLGWYRQCNVIPHSKDVDLGVFIRDYKADIIPAFQKAGLPLKHKFGKVEDSLELSFQGEDDVKLDIFFFYEEDDHIWNGGTQAKSGKKFKYLFPKFTLCWTEFVELKVHVPCETLQYVEANYGPDWKVPVKTWDWKSSPSNVQYNGVWPVDEWDDVIQIY; translated from the exons ATGCAGAAAATCAACAAGAACGTGGTCCTGGCGCTCCTGTCTCTGACCAGCctggttttcctcctcttccagttGTACTACTACAAGTTCTACCTGTCGCAGAAG AATGGAGCAGTTTTTTCCAAAGTCAGAGGAAGCCAGTCGGGCCAAGACAGCACTAGATGG CATGTGGTGAGGAAGTTCCTAGGCTTAATATCCAGTCACAATATACCAGTGTATTTGATCGATCCTTTGATTCTGGGACTGGTTGATAAAGACATTGAACAGATCAGAAGTTCTCCTGATGGCCCTAGTCCAGAATGCAAGTACTTTTGTGCTCCAAGAGACTTTACTACGTTTGCACTACTGGACAAAACATGGAAACCTGAA GTGGGCCTTTTTAGAACTGCTGAGAAAATGGGGTTCCAGTGGCTAAAGATTATAAACAAGGACCCCCGTTTGGATGGGATGGATGACCTGTCTGGGATTGAAATTCCCTTGCACTACATATTTAAACTGGCATCTCATGCTATTCACCTGGTGGTCTTCTATGAGAGGAGTGGTAATTATCTCTGGCATGGCCCCCTGAGACTCAAGCAACATATGGACAGAAAGTTTGTGCCTTTCCGGAAACTCCACTTCGGTCGCTACCCTGGCGCGTATGAAAA GCCAGAACTTCTGCTTGTTTCCATTGATGACTTAAAAGTTCAAATTCCAAAAAATCCGTCCAGTTTTCTAGAGGAGATGTCACACTCTAGATTTCTTGAATGTAGGTACAGAGAAGCTCGGGCTTTCTTTCAG CTGTATCCTGATGATGCCTCTCTCGATGCAGTggagttcagaaaaaaagcaaaatccttgCTCCATCTGGCTGCCCTGACACTGAATAACTTAGGAGTAAAATTCTGGCTGAGCAGTGGAACATGCCTTG gctGGTATAGACAGTGCAATGTCATTCCTCACAGCAAAGATGTGGATTTGGGAGTCTTTATAAGGGACTACAAAGCAGATATCATTCCAGCCTTTCAGAAAGCAGGGTTACCACTGAAGCACAAATTTGGCAAG GTAGAAGACAGCTTGGAACTCTCTTTCCAGGGAGAAGATGATGTgaaacttgatatttttttcttctatgaagaGGATGACCACATATGGAATGGAGGAACTCAGGCAAAATCGGGCAAGAAATTTAA ATACCTCTTTCCCAAGTTTACTCTGTGTTGGACTGAATTTGTAGAACTCAAGGTACATGTGCCCTGTGAAACCCTTCAATATGTTGAAGCCAACTATGGCCCGGACTGGAAGGTTCCTGTGAAGACGTGGGACTGGAAAAGCTCGCCATCCAACGTGCAGTACAATGGTGTCTGGCCTGTTGATGAATGGGATGATGTCATTCAAATCTATTGA